From the Vibrio metoecus genome, one window contains:
- a CDS encoding pyridoxal phosphate-dependent aminotransferase codes for MQNIGMSSKLDNVCYDIRGPVLKHAKRMEEEGHKILKLNIGNPAPFGFDAPDEILVDVIRNLPTSQGYCDSKGIYSARKAVVQYYQKKGIRSLDVEDVYIGNGASELIVMAMQALLNNGDEMLVPAPDYPLWTAAVALSGGKAVHYICDEEADWYPDLDDIRSKITPKTRGIVLINPNNPTGAVYSRDFLLEIVEIARKHKLIIFADEIYDKVLYDGAVHTSIATLADDVLVATFNGLSKAYRVCGFRGGWMFLTGPKQLAQGYIAGLDMLSSMRLCANVPMQHAIQTALGGYQSINELILPGGRLLEQRDRAWEMINQIPGISCVKPKGAMYLFPKIDTKMYPIKDDQKMVLDFLVQEKVLLVQGSGFNWPKPDHFRIVTLPHVEDLEIAISRFERFITTYSQ; via the coding sequence ATGCAAAATATCGGGATGTCGTCAAAACTCGATAATGTCTGCTATGACATTCGAGGACCAGTGCTTAAACATGCTAAACGCATGGAAGAAGAAGGGCATAAAATACTGAAACTAAATATCGGTAACCCTGCCCCATTTGGTTTCGACGCCCCAGACGAGATCCTGGTCGATGTGATCCGTAACCTGCCAACATCGCAAGGTTACTGTGACTCCAAAGGCATTTATTCCGCTCGCAAAGCGGTTGTGCAGTACTACCAGAAAAAAGGTATCCGCAGTCTGGACGTCGAAGATGTGTACATCGGCAACGGTGCATCAGAGCTTATCGTCATGGCGATGCAGGCCCTGCTCAACAATGGCGATGAAATGCTGGTACCTGCCCCAGATTACCCACTATGGACAGCCGCGGTTGCGCTTTCTGGCGGCAAAGCCGTGCACTACATCTGTGACGAAGAAGCGGATTGGTATCCTGATCTCGATGATATTCGCAGCAAAATCACCCCGAAAACCCGTGGCATTGTACTGATCAACCCGAATAACCCAACAGGTGCGGTGTACAGCCGCGATTTCTTGCTGGAAATTGTAGAAATTGCCCGTAAGCATAAGCTGATCATTTTCGCTGATGAGATTTACGATAAAGTGCTGTACGACGGCGCAGTGCATACCTCAATCGCCACTTTGGCGGATGATGTGTTAGTGGCAACCTTTAACGGTTTGTCCAAAGCCTATCGTGTGTGCGGTTTCCGTGGTGGCTGGATGTTCCTGACTGGCCCCAAACAACTAGCACAGGGCTATATCGCAGGTCTGGATATGCTTTCCTCCATGCGTTTGTGTGCTAACGTGCCAATGCAGCACGCGATTCAAACCGCACTTGGCGGCTATCAAAGTATTAATGAGCTGATTCTGCCGGGCGGCCGTTTGTTGGAGCAGCGTGATCGCGCATGGGAGATGATTAACCAGATCCCAGGTATTTCTTGCGTGAAGCCGAAAGGCGCAATGTACCTGTTCCCGAAAATTGATACCAAGATGTATCCGATCAAAGATGACCAGAAAATGGTGCTCGATTTCCTAGTGCAAGAAAAAGTGCTGCTGGTACAAGGCAGTGGTTTTAACTGGCCAAAACCGGATCACTTCCGCATTGTGACTCTGCCACATGTGGAAGATTTGGAAATCGCCATCAGTCGCTTTGAACGCTTTATCACGACTTACAGCCAATAA
- the menD gene encoding 2-succinyl-5-enolpyruvyl-6-hydroxy-3-cyclohexene-1-carboxylic-acid synthase, whose product MNHDQALLNRLWSRVLLEELSRLGVTQVCVAPGSRSTPLTLEAHANAAFTLHTHYDERGLGFMALGLAKASQQSVAVIVTSGTAVANLLPAIAESKLTGERLVVLTADRPPELVGCGANQAIVQSGIFSHHVNATLELPSPAIHHPLPWLLTSIDDVMARQSLLGGSAHINCPFPEPLYSAGDEAIYQPYLASVQRWREHQRPYTERHQTLAQSAPASLDGFLAKGVVIFGSLTLDEAQAAQRFAQTMGWPLLCDPQSGISSEWAHFDLWLQHQPARDVLNQCEVVVQFGSRIVSKRLAQWLANWCGQARGEYHYVSPQTERNNPWHAMQQQWVCDIPNWVDAVLSKRLAGQNTQQGWADELTRYAQSVRQLAQLHFSSSALSEVALALDLTERATQADLFLGNSLIVRLVDMFSVLDGREVFSNRGASGIDGLVATASGVQRARQKPLFMLMGDTSLLYDLNSLALMRNPPQPTVIVVTNNDGGAIFDLLPVPSEQREALYQMPHGMDFAHAAQQFGLAYCAAQTLEHYQTLVEEHFAQGVGTLLIEVKTPPQQASMHIKQLTSQLHAL is encoded by the coding sequence ATGAATCACGACCAAGCCTTACTGAACCGCCTTTGGTCGCGAGTTTTACTCGAAGAGTTAAGTCGTTTAGGCGTAACACAAGTGTGTGTGGCTCCTGGCTCTCGCTCTACACCCTTGACGCTTGAAGCTCATGCCAATGCGGCGTTCACACTACATACTCACTATGATGAGCGCGGCTTAGGTTTTATGGCACTTGGTTTAGCGAAAGCCAGCCAACAGTCAGTAGCAGTGATCGTGACTTCGGGCACCGCGGTGGCAAACTTGTTGCCTGCCATTGCCGAATCCAAACTCACTGGTGAACGTTTAGTCGTATTAACCGCCGATCGCCCGCCAGAGCTGGTGGGTTGTGGTGCCAATCAAGCTATTGTTCAGTCTGGCATTTTTTCTCATCACGTTAATGCAACCCTTGAGCTGCCAAGTCCTGCGATACACCATCCACTCCCTTGGTTACTCACTTCAATTGATGATGTCATGGCTCGCCAATCTTTGCTGGGTGGCAGTGCACATATCAATTGCCCGTTCCCTGAGCCTTTGTATTCGGCTGGTGATGAAGCGATTTATCAGCCTTATCTGGCCAGTGTGCAAAGATGGCGCGAACATCAACGTCCCTATACTGAGCGTCACCAAACTTTGGCACAAAGTGCACCTGCATCATTGGACGGCTTTTTAGCCAAAGGTGTGGTGATTTTTGGTTCGTTGACATTGGATGAAGCACAAGCCGCGCAGCGTTTTGCACAAACGATGGGGTGGCCGTTACTGTGTGATCCGCAATCGGGCATCAGCAGTGAGTGGGCTCATTTCGATTTGTGGTTACAACATCAACCTGCGCGTGATGTGCTCAATCAGTGTGAAGTCGTGGTGCAGTTTGGTTCACGAATTGTCTCTAAACGCTTAGCGCAATGGTTAGCTAATTGGTGTGGGCAAGCCCGTGGTGAATATCACTATGTTTCTCCACAGACGGAGCGTAACAACCCTTGGCATGCGATGCAGCAGCAGTGGGTGTGTGATATTCCCAACTGGGTAGACGCAGTGCTCAGTAAACGGTTAGCGGGTCAAAATACGCAGCAGGGCTGGGCGGATGAGTTAACGCGTTATGCGCAATCTGTTCGCCAATTGGCGCAGTTGCATTTTTCTTCTTCTGCTCTGAGCGAAGTGGCTCTGGCGTTGGATTTAACCGAGCGCGCCACGCAAGCGGATCTGTTTTTGGGTAACAGCCTGATTGTGCGTTTGGTGGATATGTTCAGCGTTCTCGATGGGCGTGAAGTGTTCTCCAATCGTGGTGCATCCGGCATTGATGGTTTAGTGGCAACGGCGTCAGGCGTTCAACGTGCACGACAGAAACCTCTGTTCATGCTGATGGGTGATACCTCGCTGCTGTACGATCTCAATTCGCTTGCGCTGATGCGCAATCCACCGCAGCCAACGGTGATTGTGGTGACGAATAACGATGGTGGGGCGATTTTCGATCTCCTCCCTGTACCGAGTGAGCAGCGTGAAGCGCTCTATCAAATGCCGCATGGAATGGACTTTGCCCACGCAGCCCAGCAATTTGGCTTGGCGTATTGTGCGGCACAAACCTTAGAGCATTACCAAACCTTGGTGGAGGAACATTTCGC
- a CDS encoding isochorismate synthase, protein MLHFFQAVAQLMEQIRGAKDHDVRFTQPLAEKPPFALIDWLDAQPIFPKFYWQSRDTREEVVALGQIYTFTDPAPAYAILGDEQRVWGGRSFDGNTEKNPRCMSSFFFLPQIELTRFDEQWSLAVNINSEPQRTLNALQKLLLEVPALRPLTAQVNDVEHTPALLQWNALVEKVLNGITQQQFKKVVLARKTKLSLDAPISAAQLLKASHTQNHHSFHFLLALDSRHSFMGSTPERLYLRHGQTLETEALAGTIGRGMNAAQDMELANWLAHDSKNLNENQLVVEDIIESLAPYAEQIHSQSEAQLVRLRKVQHLKKRIDVELKSGVNGVQLLSALQPTAAVAGLPRQSALAFIAENEPFARGWYAGSMGYFSHAQAEFCVAIRSALVVDKQVQLFAGAGIVPGSIAEHEWQELDKKLSTLLSLITDRLPLGVAS, encoded by the coding sequence TTGTTGCATTTTTTTCAGGCCGTTGCTCAATTGATGGAGCAAATCCGTGGCGCGAAGGATCATGATGTTCGTTTTACTCAGCCGTTGGCAGAAAAACCGCCGTTTGCGCTGATTGATTGGCTTGACGCTCAACCGATTTTCCCCAAATTCTATTGGCAGTCGCGCGATACCCGTGAAGAAGTGGTCGCACTGGGGCAGATCTACACTTTTACTGATCCGGCACCGGCTTACGCTATTTTAGGTGATGAGCAGCGAGTATGGGGTGGGCGTTCATTTGATGGCAATACGGAGAAAAATCCGCGTTGCATGTCTTCTTTCTTTTTTTTACCGCAGATTGAATTAACACGTTTTGATGAACAGTGGTCATTGGCGGTGAACATCAACAGCGAACCGCAACGCACGCTTAATGCGCTACAAAAACTGTTGCTTGAGGTTCCCGCATTACGTCCATTGACGGCGCAAGTTAACGATGTTGAACACACTCCCGCGCTTTTGCAGTGGAATGCGTTGGTTGAGAAAGTGCTGAATGGCATTACTCAGCAGCAGTTTAAAAAAGTGGTACTGGCGCGTAAAACCAAACTTTCGCTGGATGCGCCGATCAGTGCGGCGCAACTGCTTAAAGCCAGTCATACACAAAACCATCACAGTTTTCATTTTTTACTGGCACTCGATTCTCGCCACAGCTTTATGGGGTCGACTCCGGAGCGGCTCTATTTGCGTCACGGCCAAACCCTCGAAACCGAAGCGCTTGCTGGCACTATCGGGCGCGGTATGAATGCCGCGCAAGATATGGAGTTAGCAAACTGGTTGGCTCACGACAGCAAGAACCTCAATGAAAATCAGTTGGTGGTGGAAGACATTATTGAAAGTCTTGCGCCATATGCAGAGCAAATTCATAGTCAGAGCGAAGCTCAGTTAGTGCGACTGCGTAAAGTGCAACACTTGAAGAAGCGGATTGATGTGGAGTTGAAATCAGGGGTCAATGGCGTGCAACTACTGAGTGCACTGCAACCGACGGCGGCCGTGGCCGGCTTGCCACGCCAAAGTGCGCTGGCTTTTATTGCTGAAAATGAGCCTTTTGCGCGCGGTTGGTACGCCGGTTCTATGGGCTACTTTAGCCATGCACAAGCGGAGTTTTGTGTGGCGATTCGCAGTGCTTTAGTGGTGGATAAACAAGTTCAGCTTTTTGCGGGCGCGGGTATTGTACCTGGCTCGATTGCTGAGCATGAATGGCAGGAGCTGGATAAAAAGCTCTCTACCTTACTAAGTTTGATTACCGACCGTTTACCGCTGGGAGTGGCCTCATGA